TGATCAAGGACGGCGTCGAGGCGCACCTGCAGGAGCTGCTCGCGGACCGCATCGAGACGCTGGGCGAGGGCTGGACGCTGGTCCGCCGCGAGTACCCGACGGCGATCGGCCCGGTGGACATCCTGTGCCGGGACTCCGACGGGGCGACGGTCGCGGTGGAGATCAAGCGCCGCGGCGAGATCGACGGCGTCGAGCAGCTGACCCGCTACCTGGAGCTGCTCAACCGCGACCCGCACCTGGCACCGGTCAAGGGCATCTTCGCGGCCCAGGAGATCAAGCCGCAGGCGAAGGTGCTCGCCAACGACCGCGGGATCGACTGCGTGGTGCTCGACTACGACGCGCTGCGCGGCATCGAGGACGACAAGCTGCGGCTGTTCTGACCGTACGTACACAGGTACGAGAAGGGCCCGGGTGCGGACGGCACCCGGGCCTTCGTCGTACGCGGGGTCGGCGGGTCAGCCCGGGGTCCCGCCGGTGGCCGCGGGGGCGGACTCGGAGCGGGAGGCGGAGGCGGAGCCCGTGGGGTTCTGGGTGGGCGGCGTCGTCGTCGGGTCGGTGGTCGGCGGCGTCGTCGGCGGGGTCGTGGGCGGCGTGGTCGGCGGGGTGGTCGGCGGATTCGTGGGCGGGCTGGTCCTGGTCGGCGACAGGGTCGGCTTGGGCGGCGCCGTCGTCGTCGCGGCCGGGCCGCTCGGGGTGGCGCTGCCGGTCGCGGTCGGAGTGCCGACGGAGGCCGTCGGGGTGCCCGGGGTGCCGCTGCCGCCCGGGGTGGCCGTGCCGGTGGGGCCGGGTGCGGCCGGGTCCGAGGGGCCGCTGGTCGAGTCCTCGGTCGGCTCGTCGTCGCCGGGGGTGCCGTCCCCGGTGCCGTCGCCCTGGTCGGCGGTGCTGTCGGAGGTGACCCGGTCGTTGGCCGGGTGCTCGTCGTTGCCGGAGGTGGCGCCGATGGTGACGACCGTGCCGAGGACGGCGACGAGCAGGGCGCCCGCGCCGACGGCGGCCAGGTTGCGGCGGGCGCCGGCGAGGATGCCCTTGCGCAGCCCGGGGCGGTCCTCGTCCCCGACCGGGGCGGTGAGGACGGTCGGGGCGTCGTCGGGGAAGGCGGCGGACGCGGCGGCGAGCGGGCCGGCGGGCGTCGGCACCGTCGGCGGGGCCTTCTGGAAGGCGGGAGCCCCCGACGGGCCGGAGAACCCGGAGAAGCCGGAGTAGTCCGTGGGCGCGGCCAGGGCGGGGAAGGCGGGCTTGGCCGGCGGCGGGGCGGTCACCGGGACGCCGCGGGGCGGCGAGGCCGGTCCCTCGCGCCGGGCGGGCCCGGCGGGCGTGTCGGGGGCCGCCGGCGGCGCGGGCTCGACCGGGGCGGACTCGCCGGTGAGGTCGGCGACGAGCGCGAGGGCGCGGCGGCCGGCGACGGTGCCGCGCTTGTCGGCGAGGGCGCCGCGCAGGCCGATGGAGGCCTCCAGTTCGGCGCGGGCCCGCTGGAGGCTGCCGGCGCAGAGCGCGAGGATGCCCAACTCGTGGTGGAAGTACGCCTCTTCGGCTACCTCTCCGGCCCGCCGGGCGGCTTCCTGGCCGCCGCGCAGGGCCCGCTCCCAGGCGCCGAAGTGGAGGCCGGCGGCGAAGGCGGGCGCGGCGGCGCGGGCGAGCTGGACGGCGGTCGCCTGGTGCTCGGCCTCGGTGCCGGGGACGATCGCACCGAGGGCGGCGAGCAGCGCGTCGGCCTCGGCGGTGGCGCGCTCGGGGGTGACGGAGGGGTGCCCGGCCCACCAGGCGTAGTGCTGGGCGACGGTGTGGGCGCGGCCGCCGGCGTCCTCCTCGTACCCCTGGGCGAGGAGCTGGGTGAGGACTCCGGCGGCGAGGCGGTAGCGGGAGCCGACCGGCGAGAGCAGCCCGCAGCCCATGAGTTCGCCGAGGGCCGCGTCGGCGTGGGTGTCGCCGACGAGGGCGGGCAGGTGCGCCTGGTGCGGCACCTCGCCGCCGAGGGCGACGGCGAAGCGCAGGGTGTCCTGGGCGGCGCGGCTGAGCCGGGAGGCGAGCAGGGAGGCCGGGGCGGCGCCCTCGCCGAGGCTGGGCAGCGGTATGTCGCGGACCTCGACGTCGGGGTCGTCGGCGGCGACGGGGGCCGGGGTGCCGGGCGCCGCCGTGCCGCCGGAGGGACCGAAGGCCTCCTCCAGGGCGCCGAAGGCGTCGAACTCGGCGGGGGCGACCCGGAGCCGGTCGCGCTGCCGGAGCAGGGCGGCGGCCTGGACGAAGCGCAGCGGCAGGCCCTCGGACTCGAACCAGAGGTCGCCGGCCCAGTTGGCCTCCTCCTCGGTGAGGGCGCGGCCGACGGCGCTCTCCAGGAGCTCGACGGCGGCGGCGCGGCCGAGTCCTTCGAGGGCGACCTCTTCGAGGGCGGCCTCGGGGGAGGCGGCGGGGGTGTCGGGGGTGACGCCGAAGAGGAAGGCGCAGTCGGGGGTGGCGGCGAGCAGGTCGTCCAGGGCGGTGCCGCCGAACTCCAGGTCGTCGACGAGGACGATCGCGCCGATGCGGCGCACCTCGATGAGGAGTTCCTCGCGGTCGGGCCGGAAGCCGGGCGCGTACTGGACGGTGTGGAAGAGCTCGTACAGCAGCTCGGTGGGGGTGCGGTGGTGGCCGGAGAGGTGGACGACGCCGTCGGGGGCGATGTCGGCGCAGTCGGCGGCGACGGCGGCGAGGAGGGTGCTGCGGCCGGAGCCCGCGGGACCGGTGAGGCGCGCGGAGCGGCCCCGGGTGAGGTGCTCGACCAGGAGTTCGCGCTGCTCCTGCCGTTCCAGCAGGGGCAGGGCGGGGGCCGCGGGACCGGGCGGTACGGGGGGTGCGGCGGCGCGGGCTGCCTCGGCGCGCTCCTCGGCGGTGCGGCGGCGGGGGGCCGGGGGCTGTTCGCCGGGCGGGCACACCTCGATCTCGCTGCCGTCGACGGGGTTGACGGTGAGCAGCAGTCCGCCGGCGACGACGCGGGCCGTGCGGACCCGGGCGGGGGTGGTGGACGCGGGGACGAGCGCGGCGGCGTGTCCGGGGCGGGCGTCCTCGCCCTCGGTGTCGTGACCGTACTCCTCGGGTCCCCGGTTGATCGGGTCCATGGTCGAGCTCCCAAGCGGCGGGCGATGTGCAGGCGAGAGCCGACCCTAGACGGTTGTCCCACCTCCGGGAACAGGCGGGGTGCCGTGGAGACCAAGACGTCACGGTCTTGTGAGGATTGAGCGTGACGCCTGGTTTCCACAACGGCTTCACACGTGCGCCGGAGTCACACGGTCACCCGGGTCACCGGCGGGCGCGGTCACACGCGCGGCAGCGACTCCGCGGCGAGGCCGCCCTCGATGGCGAGGATGCGGTGCAGCCGGGTGGCGACGAGGAGGCGCTGCATCTGGGGCGGCACCCCGCGCAGCACCAGCCGGCGGCCGCAGCGGCCGGCTCTGCGGTGGGCGCCCATGATGACCCCGAGCCCGGTGGCGTCCCAGGAGTCGAGACCGGTCAGGTCGAGCACGAGGTCGCCGACTCCGTCGTCGACGGCCGAGTGCAGGACCGTACGGGCGTCCGCCGCGCTGCGGACGTCGAGGCGGCCCCCGACGACCAGCTCGACGTGGTCGCCCCTGATGTGCATATGCGCTCCCCGAGAGTGCTCCGTCGTGTGCCCGTCTTCGCAACGACTGACTGCCGCATCGGCAGAAGCGTTGCGCCTTGTAAGCGAACCGATATCGAAATTCACCCCGAGGGGCGATGGTGCGGGGGGCGGTCGGACCCCTGTGCGGACTCCGCACCGACCCCCCGAGCGGAATCAGTACGTGTAGAAGCCCTGCCCGCTCTTGCGCCCGATGTCACCCGCGTCCACCATCCGGCGCATCAGCTCCGGCGGGGCGAACTTCTCGTCCTGGGTCTCGGTGTAGATGTTGCTGGTGGCGTTGACGAGGATGTCGACGCCGGTGAGGTCGGTGGTGGTGAGCGGGCCCATCGCGTGCCCGAAGCCCAGCTTGCAGGCGATGTCGATGTCCTCGGCGGTGGCCACGCCGGACTCGTACAGCTTGGCGGCCTCGACGACCAGCGCCGAGATGAGGCGGGTGGTGACGAAGCCGGCGACGTCGCGGTTGACGACGATGCAGGTCTTGCCGACGGACTCGGCGAACTCCCGCGCGGTGGCGAGGGTGGCGTCGCTCGTCTTGTAGCCGCGGACGAGCTCGCAGAGCTGCATCATCGGGACCGGCGAGAAGAAGTGGGTGCCGACCACGGACTCCGGGCGCTCCGTCACCGCGGCGATCTTGGTGATCGGGATGGCGGAGGTATTGGAGGCGAGCACGGCGCCGTCCTTGGCGACCTTGTCGAGGGCGCGGAAGATCTCGTGCTTGACCTCCAGCTTCTCGAACACCGCCTCGACCACGATGTCGGCGTCGGCGACGGCCTCCAGCTCGGTGGTGGCGGTGATCCGCCCGAGGGCGGCCTCGGCCTCGGCGGCGTCCAGCCTGCCCTTGGCGACGAAGCGGTCGTAGGAGGCCTTGACGGAGTCGGTGCCCCGGGTCAGCGCGGCGTCGGTGACGTCACGCAGGACGACGTCCCAGCCTGCCTGGGCCGAGACCTGCGCGATACCGGACCCCATGAGTCCGGCCCCGATGACGGCGAGCTTCCCTGCCACGTCTTCCACCCCTCAATGCCCACGACAACTGTTCACTTCTGGCTCTTCGGCGGAGATTAGCGGGCCCGGGGCGCCAAGTGACCCTGAAGTAATGCGCGTCACGCCCGGTTTGACGGACGTCACACTCGCGACACCCCGACGGCGGCCGACATCACCTGACCCCATACCCCTGGGGGGTATATGATCGTGTGTCATGCGTCGCTACGACCCGAGAGCCGCCCCCGCGCCGCTTCTGCTGCTCGCCGGCATGGTCAGCCTGCAATTCGGCTCCGCCTTCGCCAAGACGCTCTTCGAGCAGATCGGACCGACCGGGGCCACCCTGCTGCGGCTGCTGTTCTCCGCGGCCCTGCTCTGCCTGTTCTCCCGGCCCGCGCTGCGGCTGCTGCGCACCCACTGG
The DNA window shown above is from Streptomyces showdoensis and carries:
- the nucS gene encoding endonuclease NucS, yielding MRLVIARCSVDYAGRLTAHLPSAPRLILVKADGSVSIHADDRAYKPLNWMSPPCTLKESYDGGDGEAAVWTVINKAGEKLIITMEEILHDSSHELGVDPGLIKDGVEAHLQELLADRIETLGEGWTLVRREYPTAIGPVDILCRDSDGATVAVEIKRRGEIDGVEQLTRYLELLNRDPHLAPVKGIFAAQEIKPQAKVLANDRGIDCVVLDYDALRGIEDDKLRLF
- a CDS encoding ATPase AAA; this translates as MDPINRGPEEYGHDTEGEDARPGHAAALVPASTTPARVRTARVVAGGLLLTVNPVDGSEIEVCPPGEQPPAPRRRTAEERAEAARAAAPPVPPGPAAPALPLLERQEQRELLVEHLTRGRSARLTGPAGSGRSTLLAAVAADCADIAPDGVVHLSGHHRTPTELLYELFHTVQYAPGFRPDREELLIEVRRIGAIVLVDDLEFGGTALDDLLAATPDCAFLFGVTPDTPAASPEAALEEVALEGLGRAAAVELLESAVGRALTEEEANWAGDLWFESEGLPLRFVQAAALLRQRDRLRVAPAEFDAFGALEEAFGPSGGTAAPGTPAPVAADDPDVEVRDIPLPSLGEGAAPASLLASRLSRAAQDTLRFAVALGGEVPHQAHLPALVGDTHADAALGELMGCGLLSPVGSRYRLAAGVLTQLLAQGYEEDAGGRAHTVAQHYAWWAGHPSVTPERATAEADALLAALGAIVPGTEAEHQATAVQLARAAAPAFAAGLHFGAWERALRGGQEAARRAGEVAEEAYFHHELGILALCAGSLQRARAELEASIGLRGALADKRGTVAGRRALALVADLTGESAPVEPAPPAAPDTPAGPARREGPASPPRGVPVTAPPPAKPAFPALAAPTDYSGFSGFSGPSGAPAFQKAPPTVPTPAGPLAAASAAFPDDAPTVLTAPVGDEDRPGLRKGILAGARRNLAAVGAGALLVAVLGTVVTIGATSGNDEHPANDRVTSDSTADQGDGTGDGTPGDDEPTEDSTSGPSDPAAPGPTGTATPGGSGTPGTPTASVGTPTATGSATPSGPAATTTAPPKPTLSPTRTSPPTNPPTTPPTTPPTTPPTTPPTTDPTTTPPTQNPTGSASASRSESAPAATGGTPG
- a CDS encoding STAS domain-containing protein, which gives rise to MHIRGDHVELVVGGRLDVRSAADARTVLHSAVDDGVGDLVLDLTGLDSWDATGLGVIMGAHRRAGRCGRRLVLRGVPPQMQRLLVATRLHRILAIEGGLAAESLPRV
- a CDS encoding 3-hydroxyacyl-CoA dehydrogenase family protein, giving the protein MAGKLAVIGAGLMGSGIAQVSAQAGWDVVLRDVTDAALTRGTDSVKASYDRFVAKGRLDAAEAEAALGRITATTELEAVADADIVVEAVFEKLEVKHEIFRALDKVAKDGAVLASNTSAIPITKIAAVTERPESVVGTHFFSPVPMMQLCELVRGYKTSDATLATAREFAESVGKTCIVVNRDVAGFVTTRLISALVVEAAKLYESGVATAEDIDIACKLGFGHAMGPLTTTDLTGVDILVNATSNIYTETQDEKFAPPELMRRMVDAGDIGRKSGQGFYTY